The window AGTGCTGAAGCCGGTCACCGACCTGCTCGACGCCGTGCTCAAGGCCGACAACGGCCAACTGCCCGCCGCCGACGCGGCCAAGCTCGCCGACGCGGTGAAGGAGGCCATCGCCAAGGTCACCGCGGCGGCCCCGGCCGCTCCCGTGGTCCCGCCGGTGAAGACGCCGGCCGAGCCGGCCGTCCCCTCGGCCCCCGCCGTTCCGAACGCCCCCGCCCTTCCGAACGCGCCCGCCGTGCCGGGCCTGCCGGTCGCTCCGCCCGCGGTCCTGCCGGCGCTTCCCGCCGCCCCCGGGCTCCCGATGCCGGAAGCCGCCGACCGCGTGGCCGCGCAGGTCCCGCTCGACCTCAAGGCCGACGCGCTCAAGGCCCTCCAGAGCGCGGTCGATTCCCTCGTCAAGGCGGCCACCAGCGGTGATGTCGCCGCCGTGGGAGCGGCCGCGACGGCGGTCGTGACGGGGCTCGTCAACTTCGTCGCCACCGTGGTGCTGGGCGGCGGCCTGCCCGCACCGAGCCTGCCGGGTCTGCCCGCGCTGCCCAAGCTGCCCGCGGGCGCGCTTCCGCTGCCGTCCTGAGCGGCGCCACGACCGCTGCCCTCCCGGAGCCGGGAGCGGTGGCTGAGGCGAAGCAGTCGCCGTCCCGCCCGTCGGGCCGGCCCGTCCCCCGGGCCGGCCCGACGGCTGTTTTCACGTCTTTTGCACAATCTTTCAGGGATGTCATATGAGGGATCCCATTTGACGATGAGACACCCCCTTCAATCGGGTGGGTTCCAGGAATTTTCGGCGTACGGGGTTTCCGTCCCGAGCGGGGATCGTTGGGCAGGAAGCAGTGCGAGAGCAGGCACGCACGAGGTCTGAGCACTGAGAATTCCCTCTGGTGACGCGAGTCACCGAAGAAAGGAACACGATGAAGTCCCTGAAGGCCGCCGCTGTCGTTGCCGGGTCCCTGGTCATCGCTGGTGTCGCCGCGCCCGCCTTTGCCGCCGACCTCACGCCCACGAGCCTCAACGGCGGTCTCGAGTCGGCCCTCGGCGCGCTCACCAACGAGCCGGTGGACGCCATGCCCCTGCAGTCGCAGTCGAGGGCCCTCGACACCGAGAACGAGGACTCCGTGCTCAGCACCGTCAAGGGCGCGACGGAGACCCTGAACGCGGCGGGCGGGCCCACGGGTCTCCTGGGTGGACTTCCTCTGCAGAAGTGACTTCGGAAGAGGCGAAGGGCCGGTCACGCATCACGCGGACCGGCCCTTCGTGTTGTTCTCCGGCTATTCGCCGTGTTCCGAATGATCTTCCCGTCCGTTCGACACCGTCCCTCGTTCGTGTGGAGACCCGGACGGAAATCCCCCGGGCGGGTGAGAAAGGGAGCGGACGCATTCCGGCACGTCGATACGGTTCCGCGGTGACCTCAACCTCAAGCGAAACGCGTCCCTTTAACGCCGCGGACCTCGGCACCCTCGTCGTCATGGCGTGGAGCGGCGAACACCCCGACGGAGACATGCCCTTCCTGCTCGCCTACTCCCTCGGTGACGGCAAGGGCGGCCCCGAGGGCTCCGCGGCCGCCGTCGAGCAGCTGCTGACCCGCAACGGCCTGCCCATCGGCGACGAGATCGTCGACGGCACCCGGCAGCCGAGCTTCCCCGTCGTCCTCCTCGTCGAGGCCGGGCAGGCCGTCGTCACCATGGCGCACCTCAACGCCCAGTGCACCGCACCGCCGGAGTGGCTCGCCGCTGTCGGTGAACGCGGTTACGCCTATCTCCTGTTCACCACCCGCCCGTGGCCCGAGGCCGAGCCGGGCAAGCCCGTCGCGCCGGAGGCCCTGGCCGCCTTCGCCGGTGACGAGGAGACCCTGAACAACGCGGCGCACGCCCTCGTTCCGGCCCGCAGCCTGCGCGGCTGACGATGCGCACCGCGGGTGCCGGCCGGGCGTTCGCCCTTCTGCTGGTGATCACGGGCGCGGCCGGACTGCTGGCCTCCTGGGTCATCACCATCGACAAGTTCAAGCTGCTGGAGGACCCGGACTTCACGCCGGGCTGCAGCCTGAACCCGGTCGTCTCCTGCGGCAACATCATGAAGAGCGACCAGGCCTCCGTGTTCGGGTTCCCCAACCCGATGCTCGGTCTGGTCGCGTACGCCATCGTGATCTGCGTCGGCATGAGCCTGCTCGCCGGTGCGGTGTTCCCGCGCTGGTACTGGCTGACCTTGAACGCGGGCACGCTGTTCGGCGTCGGATTCGTGACCTGGCTCCAGTACGAGTCGCTGTACCGGATCAACTCGCTGTGCCTGTGGTGCTGTCTGGCGTGGATCGCCACCGTCGTCATGTTCTGGTATGTGACGTCGTTCAACGTACGAAATGAATTCCTGCCCGCGTCACCTCGGTTGCGGATCTTCCTCGCCGAATTCACCTGGGTGCTGCCGGTCTTGCACCTGGGGGTGATCGGCATGCTCGTGTTGACGCGTTGGTGGGACTTCTGGACGAGCTGAAGATTGCATCCACCGGGGGAATTTTGATCTGATCCTGTTCGCCGGGTCGTTACCCGTTTCGGACGCACCCCCCGAATCCCGAAAGGCCCGTGCCTGAGATGAAGTCCACCACCCGAGGAACTCTTGCCGCCGTCGTCACCTGCGTGGCGGCCGCCGTCGCGACGCCCGCCGTCGCGGCCGACGGGGTCCCGGTCGCCGTACCGCTGGAAGGCGTGGAGAACTCCCTGAACATGGAGATGCCCAGGATCGGTGGGACCGTGCCGCTGCTCATGCCGGGCAGCCCCGACGGGCCGCGGTACGTCGAAGGCCGGCTGCTGCCGGACCGGGCCGTCCCGCAACTGCCGGTCAGCGGCCAACTGCCCTCGCTCGATCTGCGTACGCCGCTGCCGCGGGTGCTCGGGGACACCTTCGACCACCTCGCCGCCAGCACCCCCACCTCCGATCTGCGGGCCCTGACGCCCGGTGCCTCGCTCGACGCGCCGCTGAGCGCGCCGCGCCCGGACAAGCTCGGCCTCCCGGACCCGAAGCTGCCCGAGGTCGGCATCCTGGCTCCGATCCTTCAGGCGGCACCGGGGGCGAACCTGGGCCTCGCGCCCGGGCTGTAGGCGACGCGAAGCCCGTACGGAACGTGATGGAGGGGGTGGAGGAGTGCGGGTGAGAGGGGCTGAGGGCACGCGGCGGGACATCCTGAGAGGGGTGCTCGCCGCGGCCGTGACGGCGGCTCTGGCTCCGCTCGTCGCGGCATCGAGGCCGTCACGTGCGGAGCCGTACGTCCCCGGCGGGCCGGCCGGTGGCCCGCCCGAGGAGGCGGCCGAGTTCGAGGTGGAGTTCGCCGCCGGGTTCGACGAGATGTACCGCGGGCGCCGCATCCGCGGGTTCAAGGACGAGGCGGGCGGCGTGCACACGGCCGGGGCCGTGCGTGCGGCGCAGGCCGGGCCGTGGCGGGTCACGGTGGACGAGCGGCCGCTGCACCTCATGCGGCGGGCCGACGGCGGCTATCTGACGATGGTCGACCACTACCAGTCGTACCCGACACCGCTGGCCGCCGCCCGCGCGGCCGTGGACGAACTGGGTGGCACACTGCGGCTGCGCGAGCCCGCCGCGGAGGTGGAGCGGGGGGAGGAGCACGGGCATGGCGTACACGCGTAAGAACGTGAGCGCGCTGACGCGTACGGAGAAGCGCAGGCTCGTCGGAGCGTTCCTGGAGATCAAACGCACCGGTGAGTACGACGAGTTCGTCCGCATGCACATCGACCACTACGTGTCGGACGGGGAGGGCGGGCTGCGGGCGGCCCACATGGCGCCCTCCTTCCTGCCCTGGCACCGGCGATTCCTGCTCGACCTGGAGCGGGCACTGCGCCGGGTGGACGCCGGGGTGTCCGTGCCGTACTGGGACTGGACGAAGGACCGCACACCCGCCGCCTCCCTGTGGCAGGAGGACCTCCTCGGGGGCAACGGGCGGCGGTCCGACCGGCAGGTGACGACCGGGCCGTTCGCCCGCCGGCACAAGAAGTGGGTCGTCAAGGAGTCGATGACCGACGGCGACTACCTCATGCGTGACCTCGGCCGGCCTCACGACCCGCTCCCCCTGCCCACCGCCGCCGAACTCGCCCGGGCCCTCAACGACCCCGTGTACGACGTGGCGCCCTGGGACTCCACGTCGGGCCGGGGCTTTCGCAACAGGCTCGAAGGGTGGGGGACCGGACGGGGCAACGACGCCTGGCGCAACCACAACCGGGTCCACCGCTGGGTTGGCGGACACATGCTCGGCGGAGCCTCGGTCAACGACCCCGTCTTCTGGCTGCACCACTCGTTCGTCGACCTGCTCTGGACGCGCTGGCAGAAGCGGCACCAGGGCGCACGGTATCTGCCCAAGTCGCCGCCCGAGCTGGGCGACCTGCAGCACGGACGGATCGTGGCGCGGCACGAGGAGATGCCGCCCTGGGGCGTGACGCCGGACGAGATGGAGGACCACAGCCGGATCTACCGGTACGTGTGAGGCGCCGGCGTGGGAGATGGTCCGGGACACGTGAAGGCCCCCGGCGGTGTTCTGTCGCCGGGGGCCTTCACGTTGGTGCGATGGCTCAGCGGCCGTAGCCCTTGGGGCCGTCGTCGAGGTTCGCGCACTTGTTGCCGAACGCCGGGTTCAGCAGGCCGATGACGTTCACGGTGTTGCCGCAGACGTTGACCGGCACGTGGACCGGGACCTGGATGACGTTGCCCGACAGGACGCCGGGCGAGCCGATGGCCTTGCCCGCGGCGTCCGCGTCGGCCATGGCCAGACCGGCGCCACTGATGACAGCGGCACTGGTGCCGAGCGCGACACCGGCTGCCTTCGCGATGCGAGACATCACGTTCTCTCCTTCGAATCGGTGAGCGCGGCAGCATGAACGCAACCGCACTGCCCTTTCAACGCTGAGGCTCACGGCGGGTAACGGTGCTCGGCGGTGCATCATCCACCAACTTGCTTCATATGGGGCGATAAGTCATATGAGGTGAAGGGCTCTTCGGTCGACGGACAGAGAACCGGATACGGAGAGTGTCCGGCCGGGACGGGAAAACCGGATGAGACCCGGCGCCCCTCCGAATAGCATCCCCGCGGTGTTCGTACGAGGCGGGCACCTGCCCAGGAGGAAGGGATGCCCCCATGACCGGTACGGCTCGTACGGAGGCCGCATCCGCCCGCGACGGGGAGGAGGCGATCTTGCGGACCTTCGTGCGCGACGGCCGGCTGACGCGGCTGCCCGCCCGGTGGAACCGCAAGCTGATCGTTCTGCGGCACATCGCCGAGGAGACGTTCCGGCCGGGTGCCGACTACCGCGAGCCCGAGGTGAACGAGAAGCTGCGCGGCTGGTGCGAGGGCGGAGAGACCGACCATGTGACGCTGCGGCGCAGTCTGGTGGACCACCATCACCTGCGCCGCAGCGACGGGGTGTACCGGAGGGCGGACGAGGCCGCCTGAGCCGACAGGCGGCCCGGGGCGCGGGGGACCCGCAGGGTGGGACGGGCGCTTCTCCCCGACTGCCCTCAGAGGCAGGGGCAGGGGCAGGGGCTGAGCGGCGAGTTGCCGGACCGTGTCACGGGCGGGTGCAGCGGCCCGTCGCGGCGGCGGCCGGGGGGCGGCACTGGAAGCCGTAGTCGTCGGCGCTCGTGCTCAGGTATCGGCCGGTGCAGCTGGTCGGCGTGGTCCTGCCGCGGCTGTCGCAGAAGGTCAGGGCGGCGCGGCCGTCGGTGAAGGGGCCCGGGGCGTAGACGACCCAGTAACCGGGGCGGAGGGACGCGTAGTCGTCGCTGCGGAGGTAGACCGCCTCGGGGACGGTCTCCCGGACAACGGCGAGCCGTTGGTCCCGGACAGCGGTGCCGGAGGCGACCGGTTCGGAGAAGAGCTGGGCGATCCAGCCCTGGGCGGCGGAGCCCTGCGACTGCGACGGGGTGGCTGGCGTGGACGGCGTCGGCGCGTCCGCGGGCACCGGTGTCCGCTTCTCGGACCGCGAGGGCGAGGCGGCGGACTTCGACGCGCCGCTTCCCTTGGCGGCGCTGTGCTTGGCGCCCGGATCACGCAGGTTGAGGTACAGGGTGGTCGCGGCCGCCGCGAGGGCGACGACGGTGACAGCGGCAGCGGCGACGAGCGCGACACGCCCGCCGCGTCCGGGTGGGCGGTGACTTTGGACGGGCACCGTGAGTGCGCCGACCGGCTCGGCGGGCAAGGAACCGCCCGACCCGGACGGTACGTCGAGGACGCGCGTCGGAGCCGTCGGAGGGGGCGGCAGCGTGGCGGTCGCCGTCGGCGCCGACCACTCCGGCGCCGTACCCGACTCGACCTGGGCCAGCATCGCGTCCAGCCGGGCCGCGTCGGGACGAGCCGCCGGATCGCGCACGAGCAGGGCCTCGAGTACGGGCGACAGCGGGCCGGAGCGCACCGGCGGGGGCACGGCCTCGTCGAGCACGGCGGCCAGCGTGGTCAGGGCCGTCCCGCGGCGCAGCGGACTGACGCCCTCCACGCACACGTACAGGACGAGACCCAGGGACCAGAGGTCGGACGCCGGATCGTCGTTGTTGCCGCGGATCCTCTCGGGGGCGATGTACTCGGGGGAGCCGATGAGTTCGCCGGTGGCCGTCAGCGCGGTCGAACCCTGGAGCGCCGCGATGCCGAAGTCGGTGAGCACGGCGGAGCCGTCGGCGCGCAGCAAAATGTTGGCGGGTTTGACGTCCCGGTGCTGGACTCCGGACGCGTCGGCGGCGCGCAGCGCGGCGAGCACCTGCCGGCCCAGGCGAGCGGCCTCCGTGGGGGGCAGCGGACCGGCGTCGAGCCGCTCCTGGAGCGAGACGCCTTCCACGAGTTCCATCACGAGCCACGGGTGCGGGTCGTCGTCGACGATGTGATGGATCATCACCACGTTCGGGTGGCTGACCCGGGCGAGCGCCCGCGCCTCGCGCAGGACCCGCTCACGGACGGCTTCGGAGGCTGCCGCGTCGTGCCGTACGGCCTTGAGGGCGACCTCCCGGTGCAGCACGCCGTCGCGCGCCCGCCACACCGTCCCCATGCCTCCGCTCCCGAGCCGTCCGATCAGCTCGAACCGCCCGTCGACCACGTCCCCCACTGCGCTCATGGCCACAGGCTAGTGGCGTCGTCCGGCCCTAAGGACGCCGGGCCCGTGCGTCCGAAGCGCCGCTCCGGTGCGACCGGCACGCCCGGTGCGGAAAAGGTGCCCGCCCTCGGGCAGGCGACGGCCACCGGGTTCATTCCGCGTGGCCGGCCCGTCGGCGCGGCCTGCTCGGGGCAGCAAAAAAGCCCTCCCGGAGGGAGGGCGGGGAGAGGCGCCCCCGGCAGGACTCGAACCTGCGGCCAAGCGCTTAGAAGGCGCCTGCTCTATCCACTGAGCTACGGGGGCCGGGTGTGGTGGCCTGTGGTGCTGGTGCCCGGATGTGGGCGGGGCTGTGCCGTGCCGGGGACAAGGATAGAGCTCCTGGGTCCCTTTGCCTGACGCTTCGCCTCCGTGGCTCGATGTGGAGGTTCAGTGAAGCGGTCCTGATAATCGCAGGCAGGTGCGAATCGTGCATCGCTTTTGGCGTCTCACGCCCCGGGTGTTGTGCACTCGTTATGCCTGCGCCCCAGTCGTCCCTTCCGCCCCGTGTGTCCTATCGGCGCGCAGACATGCCCATATGCTTTAGAAACCCTCCAAAATTGGGCATTCTTCGCATGTGGTGACCTTGGACGTACGGCCCCAGCTGCTCGACGCACTCTCCGCCCTGCGCGACCGTGTCGCCGCCGCACGCTTCCCGCTGCCCCTGGCGGGGGCTCCACGCGCGCGTGCCAACCGCGACGAACTGCTCGCGCAACTCGACGACTATCTCGTGCCCCGCTTGAGGGAACCCGAAGCACCCCTGCTCGCCGTGATCGGAGGATCGACCGGAGCCGGCAAGTCGACGCTGGTCAACTCCCTTGTGGGGCGGCGGGTCAGCGAGGCCGGGGTGCTTCGGCCCACGACACGTACGCCGGTGCTCGTCTGCCATCCCGAGGACCATCACTGGTTCAGCGGGATGCGCGTACTGCCCGACCTCACACGCGTGTGGGTGCCCCAGCTGGAGGCCGGTGACGATCCGCTGCTGCCGGGCGAGGACGACACGCGCGTGCTGCGGATCGAGACGGCCGACACCCTCCCGCGCGGGCTCGCGCTCCTCGACGCGCCCGATGTCGACTCCCTGGTGGCCGACAACCGGGTGCTCGCCGCCGAACTCATCTGCGCGGCCGACATCTGGGTCATGGTGACCACGGCGGCACGGTACGCCGACGCGGTGCCGTGGCATCTGCTGCGTACCGCCAAGGAGCACGACGCCACCCTCGTCACCGTGCTCGACCGGGTGCCTCACCAGGTGGTGTCCGAGGTCTCCCGCCAGTACGGCGCGCTGCTCGCCAAGGCGGGGCTCGGCGAGGTACCCCGCTTCACCGTGCCCGAACTGCCCGAATCCGCCTGGGGTGGGGGGCTGCTTCCGGCCACCGCAGTGGCGCCCCTGCGTGCCTGGCTCGCCCAGCAGGTGCAGGATCCGGGCGCCCGGCAACAGGCGATGGCACGCACGGCCTACGGGGTGCTCGACTCGCTGAAGTCGCGGATGCCCGAGCTCGCCAGCGCCTCCGCCGCCCAGTACGCCGCCGCGCTGCGGCTCACCGCGGCCGTCGACGGGGCGTACGACAGCGAGTACACGCGCCTGCGGGGCCGCCTGCAGGCCGGGGCCGTCCTCGCCGGGGGTGCGCTCAAGCGGTGGCGCAGCTACCCGCTGGACTGCACCGCCGGTGAACTGCTCGACGCGCTCGTCGAGAGCCTGGCCGCACTCCTGCTGTGCGCCGTCGCCGCGGCCGACGAGCGCATCGACGAGGCGTGGCGGCGCGAACCCGCCGCGTCGGCCCCGGGGCTGACGGACCGGGATCCGGTGCTGGAGAGCGCCGAGCACCGTATCGGGCTGGCCGTACGGCGCTGGCGGCGGATCCTCGAGGAGTACGCAGAGGAGGAGGTGCGCGCCCTGGAGAAGAGCGTCGCGCCGGATCCCGAGGTGGTGGCCGCACTGGTCGCCACCGCGCTCCTGGGCGGCCGGCGGGCGCGGTCCGCGGGCGAAGGGCTCGCCGAGCGGATCGGTGCCCACGGCGCGCTGCGGCTGCGCGACAAGGGCGGCCGGCTGCTCACCGACTACCTCGACAGGACGCTGCACGACGAACGGGAGCGGCGGCTCGCCCCGCTCGACGCACTCGACGTACATCCGGAACCCCAGGCCGAACTCATCGCCGCGCTGTCCGTACTGCAGAAGGAGAGGTGACCGCGGTGACCGCCGTCACGGACCACACGGATCACGCCGACCAGCCGGGAGACGACGACGAGGGGCGGGAGGGCGAGGGGCGCCCGGAGGAAGGGCGTCCTGACCAGGAGCGCTCGGGCCAGGAGGGCTTGGGCCAGGAGGGCGTGCGTCGGGAACGCGTGAGCGACGAGCGCCGGGGTGAGAAGCGCCGGGACGGGAAGCGTTCGGGCCGTGGGCACGCGCGCGTGGAGGACGATTCCGTGACCGACCGGAGAAGCACCCGCAAGAAGGACCCCGACAGGAAGGCCGCCCGCAAGGAGAGTGGTGATGCGGGGGACATGCGCACGGGGGACCGTGACGACTCCGAGCGGGTCACTGACGCCGACGGTACGGACGACGCCGACACCGCTGAGCCGGCGGGCGCCTGGGACGACGGGCTGATCGCACGCCGTGTGACCGCCACGGCCGAGGGACAGACCAGGCCCGTACAGGAGACCGTCGTGGACAACAGACCGCCCGTGGTGACTCCCCTCGCGTACGACGGGCCGCTGCGGTCCCGCCTCGACGCCCTGCGCGAACTGGTGGGGCTCTCCCGCACGCGGCTCGACAGCCGGACCCTCGCAGAGGCGGGACAGGTTCTGGACGAGGCGGCGGCGCGGCGCAGACTCTCGGGACAGCACACCGTCGTCGCCATTGCCGGAGCCACCGGAAGCGGCAAGTCGCAGCTCTTCAACGCGCTCGCCGGAGTGGCCATCTCGGAGACCGGGGTACGCAGGCCGACCACCGCCGCCCCCATCGCCTGCAGTTGGAGCGACGGCGCGGCAGGCCTCATCGACCGGCTCGGCATTCCCGGGCGGCTGCGCCGTCGGCCCCTGCAGAGCGCGGAGGCCGAGGCGCAGTTGCGCGGGCTCGTCCTGGTGGACCTGCCCGACCACGACTCGGCGGCCGTCCAGCACCGCGAACACGTCGACCGGATCCTCGCCCTCGTGGACGCCGTCATCTGGGTCGTCGACCCGGAGAAGTACGCCGACGCGGTACTGCACGAGCGCTATCTGCGGCCCATGGCGGGACACGCGGAGGTCACCTTCGTGGTCCTCAACCAGATCGACCGGCTGCCCGGAGAAGCCGCCGACCAGGTCCTCGACGACCTGCGGCGGCTGCTCGACGAGGACGGGATCGCCCTCGGCGAGTACGGCGAGCCGGGCGCGACCGTCCTTGCGCTGTCCGCGCTGACCGGCGACGGCATCAGTGAACTGCGCGAGGTGCTCGGCCATTTCGTGGCCGAGCGGGGCGCCGCGTCCCGCCGGATCTCCGCCGACGTGGACGCGGCCGCGGTGCGCCTGTGGCCCGTCTACGCGAACCGGCGGACGGCAGGGCTCAGTGAGGAGGCGCGCGACGAGTTCGCCGACCGTCTCGCCGACGCGGTCGGTGCCACGGCGGCGGGTGAGGCGGCCGAACGCGCGTGGCGCCGCAACGCCAACCGCGCGTGCGGCACGCCCTGGCTACGGCTGTGGCGCTGGCACCAGGACCGGCGCGAACCACCGACCGGACGCCTCTCGGTACGGGCACAGGCCGACGAGGAGGCCACGGCGCGGCAGCGCGTCGAACAGGCGGTGCGCACGGTCGCCGAGCAGGCGGCCGGCGGACTGCCCGCGCCCTGGGCGCAGGCGGTGCGCGAGGCGGCCGTACGTGGGTCGCAGGGGCTGTCCGAGGCCCTGGACGAACTGGCGGTACGGGCCGGGACTCCCGTCGGGCGGCCGCCGCGGCCCGGATGGTGGCCGGTCGCCGTGCTCGCGCAGGCGGCCATGACCATCCTCCAAGTCGTCGGCGGGCTGTGGCTGCTGGGACAGGTCATCGGCTTCATGTCGCCGAACCTCGGCGTGCCCGTGCTGCTGATGGTCGTCGGCATCGTGGGTGGCCCGGGCGTCGAATGGGCCTGCAAACTGGCGGCGAGCGGACCCGCGCGAAGGTACGGCCTGGAGGCGGAACGCCGGTTGCGGGAGGCCGCCTCGGGGTGCGGCCGGGCCCGGGTGCTCGACCCCGTGGCGGCGGAGCTGCTGCGGTACCGGGAGGTGCGGGAGCAGTTTCTGCGGGTTACGGGGGTCGGGGTCTAGACGGGGCGAGCGAGGGCGGGGCGCCGGTCCGGCGTAGCGTTCCGGGGCGTTCCGGGGCGTTCCGGGGCGTTCCGGGGCGTTCCGGGGCGTTCCGGGGCGTTCCGGGGCGTTCCGGGGCGTTCCGGGGCGGCCTGGAGAGGCCGCGGGGCTGGGGCCGGGCTTGTGGCTGCCCGGGGCGGGCTGCGTCGGCCCCACGGGCCCACGGGCCCTGGTGGCCCTGGGCTGGTCCGGTTTGTGTCAGCCGGGGGCCGGGGGCCGGGGGCCGGGGGCCGCTGGACGGCGGGAGCGTCGGGGGCGGGTGACGGTAGGCGGAAGTCCCCGTTCGGGTGGCGGAGTTGTCCACAACCGGACGGTGGCCCACAGGGCTCAGCGGGCTCGGGCCGGCGGAGGCAGTCTGAGGGCGCGGCGATCACGACGTGGTCGCGACGCGGCCGGCGTGCGATGGCCGCGACAGACGCAGCCGTACGGGACGAGCCCGTGCGCGTGGGCAAGGGAGGGCTTCCGCGATGAACGAGACGATGGTGTGCGTGGTGGGGAACGTGGCTACGCAGCCGGTGTTCCGGGAGACGGCGGCAGGCACGTCGGCGAGGTTCCGGCTGGCGGTCACGCAGCGGTACTGGGACCGCGAGAAGAACACCTGGACGGACGGGCACACCAACTTCTTCACGGTATGGGCCAATCGGGCGCTCGCGGCGAACGTGCAGGCGTCCGTGTCGCTGGGCGAACCACTCGTGGTGCGCGGCAGGTTGAAGGTCCGCTCCGAACAGCGTGACGGGCAGTCGAGGGTGGGCGCGGACATCGAGGCCTCGGCGATCGGCCACGACCTGGCCCGCGGCACCACGGCGTTCCGCAGGACACACAGGAGCGATCCGGCATCGGACACGCCGAACCGGCCGGAACCCAGCTGGGAAACGGAGCCGGCGGTTCAGGCGGACGAGACAGCTCAGCGGCAGCAGGAACCGGCCTTGGTGACGTGAGCGCGGGCACCGGATCCGCGATCTGACCGAAGTGCGGCTTATCGGCGAGTGCGTTCCGAACGGTCCCTGGGGATTTGTCGATAAGCCCAGCTCGCGCCCGGTCCAGGCGATAACGATTCCGATTCGGATCACTGATCGGATGACATCACCGGGAAGGGAGATGCGCCCCGTCCTTAGGATGCCGGGCATAGCTCTCGGGGCTTCTGATTCTGCTGGTGGGACCGTAACCCCCCACGTCAACGGGTCCTGCTCGAAGGGGAATTCTGTGCTTTCTTCGTTCTCTGCGTCGTCCGTGCACGGGCGAGGTGCTGTCACCGTCCGGCTGGCCGCGGTGGCGCTCGTGACCGGCCTCGTCGCCGTGAGCGCCGTGACCGGGGCCGGTGCGGCCGTCGCGGACGAACTCCCCCAGAGCCAGGGCGGCGCGACCGCCACCATAGGCGGGCTGAAGACGGCCGGGACGGCCGTCATCCACGAGAACGGCGAGGACAAGCGGCTCTCCGCGGGGCTGTTCGAGATGTCCGTCGACAACGGCGGGACCCTGCAGACGTATTGCGTCGACATCCACAGCCCGACGCAGAAGGACGCCAAGTACCAGGAGACCTCCTGGAGCGGTACGTCGCTGCACGGGAACCCCGACGCGGGCCGGATCCGCTGGATCCTCCAGAACTCCTACCCGCAGGTCAACGACCTCGCCGCGCTGGCCGCGAAGGCGGGCGCGAGCGGCCTCACCGAGCAGGACGCGGCGGCCGGTACGCAGGTGGCGATCTGGCGGTACTCGG of the Streptomyces aurantiacus genome contains:
- a CDS encoding GTPase; its protein translation is MTAVTAVTDHTDHADQPGDDDEGREGEGRPEEGRPDQERSGQEGLGQEGVRRERVSDERRGEKRRDGKRSGRGHARVEDDSVTDRRSTRKKDPDRKAARKESGDAGDMRTGDRDDSERVTDADGTDDADTAEPAGAWDDGLIARRVTATAEGQTRPVQETVVDNRPPVVTPLAYDGPLRSRLDALRELVGLSRTRLDSRTLAEAGQVLDEAAARRRLSGQHTVVAIAGATGSGKSQLFNALAGVAISETGVRRPTTAAPIACSWSDGAAGLIDRLGIPGRLRRRPLQSAEAEAQLRGLVLVDLPDHDSAAVQHREHVDRILALVDAVIWVVDPEKYADAVLHERYLRPMAGHAEVTFVVLNQIDRLPGEAADQVLDDLRRLLDEDGIALGEYGEPGATVLALSALTGDGISELREVLGHFVAERGAASRRISADVDAAAVRLWPVYANRRTAGLSEEARDEFADRLADAVGATAAGEAAERAWRRNANRACGTPWLRLWRWHQDRREPPTGRLSVRAQADEEATARQRVEQAVRTVAEQAAGGLPAPWAQAVREAAVRGSQGLSEALDELAVRAGTPVGRPPRPGWWPVAVLAQAAMTILQVVGGLWLLGQVIGFMSPNLGVPVLLMVVGIVGGPGVEWACKLAASGPARRYGLEAERRLREAASGCGRARVLDPVAAELLRYREVREQFLRVTGVGV
- a CDS encoding single-stranded DNA-binding protein, encoding MNETMVCVVGNVATQPVFRETAAGTSARFRLAVTQRYWDREKNTWTDGHTNFFTVWANRALAANVQASVSLGEPLVVRGRLKVRSEQRDGQSRVGADIEASAIGHDLARGTTAFRRTHRSDPASDTPNRPEPSWETEPAVQADETAQRQQEPALVT